A stretch of Vigna angularis cultivar LongXiaoDou No.4 chromosome 4, ASM1680809v1, whole genome shotgun sequence DNA encodes these proteins:
- the LOC108331472 gene encoding uncharacterized protein LOC108331472 isoform X1 codes for MAAMGVAAQTQLQLEKRVLEGFTSRSMELKWVSRRSSKSSQLEKTKKQLRPLFPIYISTDPRHVDPLRLRDLFTDCNYSTQRFPTRPGPDPVDIHKLRIALSHSAVVVSVFCNLRHVNGVVPYQDNLSSSLMADFFTPVSPSRDQLVGFGRAVSDYGLTASIYDVVVMPSLQRMGIGRMIVKKIARVLANRDIYDIAALCSENERLFFKACGFGDDILNSTTMMYRRTVPLITQEGNKDGILLLDNGDSTQFNIEGVVRQAYRRKPQASIHQPEDHVHTNVPDYHSEPFTTTNYYNPYLGEASYHEMGEPSYHETGETSYQEVGEPSYHEATGPSYLLPRTITPPPPPPPSNVGYIPTFLPINDGLSPSYTDMSTARAVLGKRVNAGGAMGLGAGALAAGAVIFGDDFMSGFDVPSDLEMDPPF; via the exons ATGGCGGCAATGGGAGTTGCAGCACAAACGCAGTTACAGTTAGAGAAACGTGTGTTAGAGGGTTTCACTTCGAGATCCATGGAATTGAAATGGGTTAGTCGAAGAAGCAGCAAAAGCTCACAGCTTGAGAAGACGAAGAAGCAGTTGAGACCGCTTTTCCCAATTTACATTTCCACCGACCCACGCCACGTCGATCCTCTCCGTCTCCGGGACCTCTTCACCGATTGCAACTACTCCACCCAAAGATTTCCGACCCGACCCGGACCTGATCCCGTGGACATCCACAAGCTCCGCATTGCTCTGTCTCACAGCGCCGTGGTTGTGTCCGTCTTCTGCAACCTCCGCCACGTAAACGGCGTGGTTCCATATCAAGACAATTTATCGTCTTCTTTAATGGCGGATTTCTTCACGCCGGTTTCTCCTTCACGTGATCAATTGGTCGGGTTTGGCCGTGCCGTTTCCGATTATGGCCTCACCGCTTCGATTTACGATGTCGtg GTTATGCCTTCCTTGCAGAGAATGGGAATTGGTCGGAtgatagttaaaaaaattgccAG AGTGCTTGCAAATAGAGACATATACGACATAGCAGCCCTATGCTCAGAGAATGAAAG GTTATTTTTTAAGGCGTGTGGATTTGGGGACGACATTTTGAACTCCACTACCATGATGTACAGAAGAACTGTTCCATTAATAACCCAGGAAG GAAACAAGGATGGAATTTTGCTCTTAGATAATGGAGATAGTACCCAATTCAACATAGAGGGAGTAGTAAGGCAAGCATACCGTCGGAAACCTCAAGCATCAATCCATCAGCCAGAAGATCATGTACATACAAACGTCCCAGACTACCATTCAGAACCATTCACCACTACAAACTATTATAATCCATATCTGGGTGAAGCAAGCTACCATGAGATGGGTGAACCAAGCTACCATGAGACAGGAGAAACGAGTTACCAAGAGGTGGGTGAACCAAGCTACCATGAGGCAACTGGACCAAGCTATCTGCTGCCTAGAACAATAACTCCTCCTCCACCGCCCCCACCATCAAATGTTGGTTATATTCCCACCTTTCTCCCAATAAATGATGGCTTGTCTCCAAGCTACACAGACATGTCAACAGCCAGGGCAGTCCTTGGTAAGAGGGTAAATGCAGGAGGTGCAATGGGGTTAGGTGCTGGAGCACTAGCTGCTGGTGCTGTAATATTTGGTGATGACTTCATGTCAGGATTTGATGTTCCTTCGGACCTAGAAATGGATCCTCCTTTCTGA
- the LOC108331472 gene encoding uncharacterized protein LOC108331472 isoform X2, producing MGIIWVEVCLISAHGLQHSTSLWKRQWFAVGWIDINSKYCTKVVDSGSANPVWRTKFAIPVEDSAPNLLDLVLNVEVYSTDPIFFTEKLHGSATVFLREFLVKHVKNSEVSNPKQQGVGSYQLRKKKSSKPRGFIDILICISKENNEPNPHSGNKDGILLLDNGDSTQFNIEGVVRQAYRRKPQASIHQPEDHVHTNVPDYHSEPFTTTNYYNPYLGEASYHEMGEPSYHETGETSYQEVGEPSYHEATGPSYLLPRTITPPPPPPPSNVGYIPTFLPINDGLSPSYTDMSTARAVLGKRVNAGGAMGLGAGALAAGAVIFGDDFMSGFDVPSDLEMDPPF from the exons ATGGGGATAATATGGGTGGAGGTTTGCTTGATATCTGCACATGGACTCCAGCATTCAACCTCACTTTGGAAGCGTCAATGGTTTGCTGTTGGGTGGATCGATATTAACAGCAAATATTGCACCAAGGTTGTTGATTCAGGGAGTGCAAATCCTGTGTGGAGAACCAAGTTTGCCATTCCAGTTGAGGACTCGGCACCAAATCTCCTGGATTTGGTACTGAACGTGGAAGTTTACAGTACAGACCCCATATTCTTCACGGAAAAGCTTCATGGCTCAGCAACAGTTTTTCTCAGAGAGTTTCTTGTCAAGCATGTAAAGAATTCTGAGGTATCCAATCCCAAGCAGCAGGGAGTTGGAAGCTACCAATTACGAAAGAAGAAATCTAGCAAACCAAGAGGTTTCATcgatattttaatttgtatttctaAGGAAAATAATGAGCCAAATCCCCACTCAG GAAACAAGGATGGAATTTTGCTCTTAGATAATGGAGATAGTACCCAATTCAACATAGAGGGAGTAGTAAGGCAAGCATACCGTCGGAAACCTCAAGCATCAATCCATCAGCCAGAAGATCATGTACATACAAACGTCCCAGACTACCATTCAGAACCATTCACCACTACAAACTATTATAATCCATATCTGGGTGAAGCAAGCTACCATGAGATGGGTGAACCAAGCTACCATGAGACAGGAGAAACGAGTTACCAAGAGGTGGGTGAACCAAGCTACCATGAGGCAACTGGACCAAGCTATCTGCTGCCTAGAACAATAACTCCTCCTCCACCGCCCCCACCATCAAATGTTGGTTATATTCCCACCTTTCTCCCAATAAATGATGGCTTGTCTCCAAGCTACACAGACATGTCAACAGCCAGGGCAGTCCTTGGTAAGAGGGTAAATGCAGGAGGTGCAATGGGGTTAGGTGCTGGAGCACTAGCTGCTGGTGCTGTAATATTTGGTGATGACTTCATGTCAGGATTTGATGTTCCTTCGGACCTAGAAATGGATCCTCCTTTCTGA
- the LOC108331471 gene encoding uncharacterized protein LOC108331471 isoform X3 produces the protein MIAGIDQGELVDPKLLADPDSCFCEFNGVHIHHKICEAESQPQSMLQSHTVSHQIKKLGYPMILLHGFGASVFSWKPVMKPLAEVAGSKVLAFDRPAFGLTSRVNLSKHPSSETEDTKPLNAYSMAFSVLATLHFIKLLNAEKVILMGHSAGSLVAVNTYFEAPERVAALILVAPAIFAPLTAPKIVKENQSRNDNQRKEDISIRKNPILGLYEMLSKITKYIAEAITQMMKWTVDILNSLYRKFLSAILRSSLAIMLVRMAIDKFGTAAVRSAWYDPKQVSEHVLGGYTRPLRTKDWDRALVEYTAAMLLDEEYKTKTPLSKRLHEISCPVLIVTGDTDRLVPSWNAERLSRVIPGASFKLIKQCGHLPHEEKVEEFISIVENFLRNLVSDSNEQCLQQAI, from the exons atgattgcAGGCATAGATCAGGGGGAATTAGTGGATCCAAAGCTTTTAGCTGATCCAGACAGTTGTTTTTGTGAGTTCAATGGAGTGCATATACACCACAAGATATGTGAGGCTGAATCCCAACCACAAAGCATGCTCCAGAGTCACACTGTTTCTCATCAAATCAAGAAGCTAGGTTATCCAATGATCCTGTTACATGGGTTTGGAGCTTCAGTTTTTTCATGGAAACCAGTTATGAAGCCTTTGGCAGAGGTTGCTGGTTCAAAAGTTCTTGCTTTTGATAGGCCAGCCTTTGGATTGACATCAAGGGTAAATTTGTCTAAGCATCCTTCTTCAGAAACGGAAGACACAAAACCTCTGAATGCATACTCAATGGCATTTTCCGTGCTTGCTACCCTGCATTTCATTAAATTGCTAAATGCTGAGAAGGTGATTTTAATGGG GCACTCAGCTGGTTCACTTGTAGCAGTTAATACATATTTTGAAGCTCCTGAGCGTGTTGCTGCTCTGATACTAGTTGCCCCAGCAATATTTGCTCCACTTACTGCACcaaaaattgtaaaagaaaatcaatcaaGGAATGATAACCAAAGGAAAGAAGACATTTCAATCAGAAAAAATCCAATTTTGGGACTTTACGAGATGCTGTCCAAGATTACCAAGTATATTGCAGAAGCAATAACACAAATGATGAAGTGGACAGTAGATATCCTCAACTCGTTGTATAGGAAATTTTTATCAGCTATCCTTCGTTCTTCCCTAGCAATAATGCTG GTAAGAATGGCAATTGATAAGTTTGGTACTGCTGCTGTTCGAAGTGCATGGTATGACCCAAAGCAGGTCTCTGAGCATGTACTTGGTGGTTATACAAGG CCTTTAAGGACTAAGGATTGGGATAGGGCATTGGTGGAATACACTGCAGCAATGCTTCTAGATGAGGAATATAAAACAAAGACACCACTTTCTAAAAGACTTCACGAAATATCATGTCCTG TTCTGATTGTAACTGGCGATACTGACCGACTAGTCCCTTCGTGGAATGCTGAGAGACTTTCACGAGTCATACCAGGAGCatcattcaaattaattaagcaATGTGGCCATCTTCCCCATGAAGAAAAAGTGGAGGAATTCATTTCAATTGTTGAAAACTTCCTAAGAAATTTAGTCAGTGATTCAAACGAACAATGTCTACAACAAGCAATTTGA
- the LOC108331471 gene encoding uncharacterized protein LOC108331471 isoform X2, with protein sequence MRNKRFVVSASSAPSLSGSGAEYSEQLVDVGAEKKKKMIAGIDQGELVDPKLLADPDSCFCEFNGVHIHHKICEAESQPQSMLQSHTVSHQIKKLGYPMILLHGFGASVFSWKPVMKPLAEVAGSKVLAFDRPAFGLTSRVNLSKHPSSETEDTKPLNAYSMAFSVLATLHFIKLLNAEKVILMGHSAGSLVAVNTYFEAPERVAALILVAPAIFAPLTAPKIVKENQSRNDNQRKEDISIRKNPILGLYEMLSKITKYIAEAITQMMKWTVDILNSLYRKFLSAILRSSLAIMLVRMAIDKFGTAAVRSAWYDPKQVSEHVLGGYTRPLRTKDWDRALVEYTAAMLLDEEYKTKTPLSKRLHEISCPVLIVTGDTDRLVPSWNAERLSRVIPGASFKLIKQCGHLPHEEKVEEFISIVENFLRNLVSDSNEQCLQQAI encoded by the exons ATGAGG AACAAACGATTCGTTGTTTCTGCTTCTTCAGCTCCATCACTGAGCGGTTCAGGAGCTGAATATTCCG AGCAGTTGGTGGATGTGggagcagaaaagaaaaagaaaatgattgcAGGCATAGATCAGGGGGAATTAGTGGATCCAAAGCTTTTAGCTGATCCAGACAGTTGTTTTTGTGAGTTCAATGGAGTGCATATACACCACAAGATATGTGAGGCTGAATCCCAACCACAAAGCATGCTCCAGAGTCACACTGTTTCTCATCAAATCAAGAAGCTAGGTTATCCAATGATCCTGTTACATGGGTTTGGAGCTTCAGTTTTTTCATGGAAACCAGTTATGAAGCCTTTGGCAGAGGTTGCTGGTTCAAAAGTTCTTGCTTTTGATAGGCCAGCCTTTGGATTGACATCAAGGGTAAATTTGTCTAAGCATCCTTCTTCAGAAACGGAAGACACAAAACCTCTGAATGCATACTCAATGGCATTTTCCGTGCTTGCTACCCTGCATTTCATTAAATTGCTAAATGCTGAGAAGGTGATTTTAATGGG GCACTCAGCTGGTTCACTTGTAGCAGTTAATACATATTTTGAAGCTCCTGAGCGTGTTGCTGCTCTGATACTAGTTGCCCCAGCAATATTTGCTCCACTTACTGCACcaaaaattgtaaaagaaaatcaatcaaGGAATGATAACCAAAGGAAAGAAGACATTTCAATCAGAAAAAATCCAATTTTGGGACTTTACGAGATGCTGTCCAAGATTACCAAGTATATTGCAGAAGCAATAACACAAATGATGAAGTGGACAGTAGATATCCTCAACTCGTTGTATAGGAAATTTTTATCAGCTATCCTTCGTTCTTCCCTAGCAATAATGCTG GTAAGAATGGCAATTGATAAGTTTGGTACTGCTGCTGTTCGAAGTGCATGGTATGACCCAAAGCAGGTCTCTGAGCATGTACTTGGTGGTTATACAAGG CCTTTAAGGACTAAGGATTGGGATAGGGCATTGGTGGAATACACTGCAGCAATGCTTCTAGATGAGGAATATAAAACAAAGACACCACTTTCTAAAAGACTTCACGAAATATCATGTCCTG TTCTGATTGTAACTGGCGATACTGACCGACTAGTCCCTTCGTGGAATGCTGAGAGACTTTCACGAGTCATACCAGGAGCatcattcaaattaattaagcaATGTGGCCATCTTCCCCATGAAGAAAAAGTGGAGGAATTCATTTCAATTGTTGAAAACTTCCTAAGAAATTTAGTCAGTGATTCAAACGAACAATGTCTACAACAAGCAATTTGA
- the LOC108331471 gene encoding uncharacterized protein LOC108331471 isoform X1, which yields MRVMLFCGKLSFLTPSPTLYISHGKSSTFLYTHKHSSSLISPNYATQNKRFVVSASSAPSLSGSGAEYSEQLVDVGAEKKKKMIAGIDQGELVDPKLLADPDSCFCEFNGVHIHHKICEAESQPQSMLQSHTVSHQIKKLGYPMILLHGFGASVFSWKPVMKPLAEVAGSKVLAFDRPAFGLTSRVNLSKHPSSETEDTKPLNAYSMAFSVLATLHFIKLLNAEKVILMGHSAGSLVAVNTYFEAPERVAALILVAPAIFAPLTAPKIVKENQSRNDNQRKEDISIRKNPILGLYEMLSKITKYIAEAITQMMKWTVDILNSLYRKFLSAILRSSLAIMLVRMAIDKFGTAAVRSAWYDPKQVSEHVLGGYTRPLRTKDWDRALVEYTAAMLLDEEYKTKTPLSKRLHEISCPVLIVTGDTDRLVPSWNAERLSRVIPGASFKLIKQCGHLPHEEKVEEFISIVENFLRNLVSDSNEQCLQQAI from the exons ATGAGGGTAATGCTATTTTGTGGGAAACTGAGTTTTCTTACCCCTTCTCCTACTCTCTATATATCTCATGGCAAAAGTTCTACCTTTTTATATACACACAAGCACTCTTCTTCTCTAATATCTCCGAACTATGCTACTCAGAACAAACGATTCGTTGTTTCTGCTTCTTCAGCTCCATCACTGAGCGGTTCAGGAGCTGAATATTCCG AGCAGTTGGTGGATGTGggagcagaaaagaaaaagaaaatgattgcAGGCATAGATCAGGGGGAATTAGTGGATCCAAAGCTTTTAGCTGATCCAGACAGTTGTTTTTGTGAGTTCAATGGAGTGCATATACACCACAAGATATGTGAGGCTGAATCCCAACCACAAAGCATGCTCCAGAGTCACACTGTTTCTCATCAAATCAAGAAGCTAGGTTATCCAATGATCCTGTTACATGGGTTTGGAGCTTCAGTTTTTTCATGGAAACCAGTTATGAAGCCTTTGGCAGAGGTTGCTGGTTCAAAAGTTCTTGCTTTTGATAGGCCAGCCTTTGGATTGACATCAAGGGTAAATTTGTCTAAGCATCCTTCTTCAGAAACGGAAGACACAAAACCTCTGAATGCATACTCAATGGCATTTTCCGTGCTTGCTACCCTGCATTTCATTAAATTGCTAAATGCTGAGAAGGTGATTTTAATGGG GCACTCAGCTGGTTCACTTGTAGCAGTTAATACATATTTTGAAGCTCCTGAGCGTGTTGCTGCTCTGATACTAGTTGCCCCAGCAATATTTGCTCCACTTACTGCACcaaaaattgtaaaagaaaatcaatcaaGGAATGATAACCAAAGGAAAGAAGACATTTCAATCAGAAAAAATCCAATTTTGGGACTTTACGAGATGCTGTCCAAGATTACCAAGTATATTGCAGAAGCAATAACACAAATGATGAAGTGGACAGTAGATATCCTCAACTCGTTGTATAGGAAATTTTTATCAGCTATCCTTCGTTCTTCCCTAGCAATAATGCTG GTAAGAATGGCAATTGATAAGTTTGGTACTGCTGCTGTTCGAAGTGCATGGTATGACCCAAAGCAGGTCTCTGAGCATGTACTTGGTGGTTATACAAGG CCTTTAAGGACTAAGGATTGGGATAGGGCATTGGTGGAATACACTGCAGCAATGCTTCTAGATGAGGAATATAAAACAAAGACACCACTTTCTAAAAGACTTCACGAAATATCATGTCCTG TTCTGATTGTAACTGGCGATACTGACCGACTAGTCCCTTCGTGGAATGCTGAGAGACTTTCACGAGTCATACCAGGAGCatcattcaaattaattaagcaATGTGGCCATCTTCCCCATGAAGAAAAAGTGGAGGAATTCATTTCAATTGTTGAAAACTTCCTAAGAAATTTAGTCAGTGATTCAAACGAACAATGTCTACAACAAGCAATTTGA